One window of Gallus gallus isolate bGalGal1 chromosome 37 unlocalized genomic scaffold, bGalGal1.mat.broiler.GRCg7b 37_unloc3, whole genome shotgun sequence genomic DNA carries:
- the LOC121108771 gene encoding sterile alpha motif domain-containing protein 1-like isoform X2 encodes MAGPQRQPRPHGPVQHSSAQQGTAKEQNRTARPGRRPAAAPAPGRASRHSAVPPDPSRTPRGPPRAPARTRSARSARSARQRQRQRRRRRGRSPTDAHGSPPHRAHRTPLSASPQPGAARMQALSRKRPRPGPTHARSSRAALAPLPAVLGAPRAGARLRGGHWLRAAPPRASGSSGSSGPCGDGRAGTASPGPRAARVRAVRSPLTAGPARCVAAGSAWHRADRPPVEPAAEDERRHDEDRHDDDDDDDDDDDDEDERSLRTALKKLRLDAARRHEDEEEQQQQQTTTRTRTTTTRTRRSAACGRPSRSCGWTRRGVRGLQEDRPVSHGTDVPGLLSYPSVKQPCAALPHPVLWRLTLMSVT; translated from the exons aTGGCGGGGCCACAACGGCAGCCGCGGCCTCACGGCCCCgtccagcacagctcagcacagcaaggaacagcaaaagaacagaacagaacggcccggcccggccgccgccccgcagcggCCCCAGCACCAGGCCGCGCCTCGAGGCACAGCGCCGTCCCGCCCGACCCCTCGCGGACCCCTCGCGGACCACCGCGCGCCCCGGCCCGAACCCGCAGCgcccgcagcgcccgcagcGCCCGGCAACGCCAACGGCAACGCCGACGCCGACGCGGACGGAGCCCAACGGACGCTCACGGCTCTCCGCCTCACCGCGCTCACCGCACGCCGCTCTCCGCCTCACCGCAGCCCGGCGCCGCCCGGATGCAGGCCCTCAGCCGGaagcggccccggcccggccccacgCATGCGCGCTCCTCCCGAGCGGCGCTCGCACCGCTTCCCGCTGTGCTCGGCGCCCCCCGGGCCGGAGCGAGGCTGCGCGGCGGCCATTGGCTGCGGGCGGCTCCTCCCCGCGCCTCGGGCAGCTCGGGCAGCTCGGGGCCGTGCGGGGACGGCCGTGCGGGGACGGCGAGCCccgggccccgcgccgcccgtgTGCGGGCCGTGCGATCGCCGCTAACGGCCGGCCCCGCTCGGTGCGTTGCAGCCGGGAGCGCCTGGCACCGCGCTGACCGTCCGCCCGTGGAGCCGGCAGCGGAGGACGAGCGGCGGCACGACGAGGACCGGcacgacgacgacgacgacgacgacgacgacgacgacgacgaggACGAGCGGAGCCTGCGGACGGCCCTCAAGAAGCTGCGGCTGGACGCGGCGCG GCGGCACGAGGacgaggaggagcagcagcagcagcagacgaCGACGAGGACGAGGACGACGACGACGAGGACGAGGAGGAGCGCAGCCTGCGGACGGCCCTCCAGGAGCTGCGGGTGGACGCGGCGCG GTGTGAGAGGACTGCAGGAGGACCGGCCGGTCTCTCACGGCACGGACGTTCCAGGTCTCCTGTCCT ATCCATCTGTgaaacagccctgtgcagccctccCGCATCCCGTTCTGTGGAGGCTCACGCTTATGTCAGTGACGTGA
- the LOC121108771 gene encoding sterile alpha motif domain-containing protein 1-like isoform X1, whose protein sequence is MAGPQRQPRPHGPVQHSSAQQGTAKEQNRTARPGRRPAAAPAPGRASRHSAVPPDPSRTPRGPPRAPARTRSARSARSARQRQRQRRRRRGRSPTDAHGSPPHRAHRTPLSASPQPGAARMQALSRKRPRPGPTHARSSRAALAPLPAVLGAPRAGARLRGGHWLRAAPPRASGSSGSSGPCGDGRAGTASPGPRAARVRAVRSPLTAGPARCVAAGSAWHRADRPPVEPAAEDERRHDEDRHDDDDDDDDDDDDEDERSLRTALKKLRLDAARRHEDEEEQQQQQTTTRTRTTTTRTRRSAACGRPSRSCGWTRRGVRGLQEDRPVSHGTDVPGLLSCILPRLRTAAQNTKPGHTHQRLTSVPVFVLQQNTAQRTDTVLALRPAMAEEPQLNLC, encoded by the exons aTGGCGGGGCCACAACGGCAGCCGCGGCCTCACGGCCCCgtccagcacagctcagcacagcaaggaacagcaaaagaacagaacagaacggcccggcccggccgccgccccgcagcggCCCCAGCACCAGGCCGCGCCTCGAGGCACAGCGCCGTCCCGCCCGACCCCTCGCGGACCCCTCGCGGACCACCGCGCGCCCCGGCCCGAACCCGCAGCgcccgcagcgcccgcagcGCCCGGCAACGCCAACGGCAACGCCGACGCCGACGCGGACGGAGCCCAACGGACGCTCACGGCTCTCCGCCTCACCGCGCTCACCGCACGCCGCTCTCCGCCTCACCGCAGCCCGGCGCCGCCCGGATGCAGGCCCTCAGCCGGaagcggccccggcccggccccacgCATGCGCGCTCCTCCCGAGCGGCGCTCGCACCGCTTCCCGCTGTGCTCGGCGCCCCCCGGGCCGGAGCGAGGCTGCGCGGCGGCCATTGGCTGCGGGCGGCTCCTCCCCGCGCCTCGGGCAGCTCGGGCAGCTCGGGGCCGTGCGGGGACGGCCGTGCGGGGACGGCGAGCCccgggccccgcgccgcccgtgTGCGGGCCGTGCGATCGCCGCTAACGGCCGGCCCCGCTCGGTGCGTTGCAGCCGGGAGCGCCTGGCACCGCGCTGACCGTCCGCCCGTGGAGCCGGCAGCGGAGGACGAGCGGCGGCACGACGAGGACCGGcacgacgacgacgacgacgacgacgacgacgacgacgacgaggACGAGCGGAGCCTGCGGACGGCCCTCAAGAAGCTGCGGCTGGACGCGGCGCG GCGGCACGAGGacgaggaggagcagcagcagcagcagacgaCGACGAGGACGAGGACGACGACGACGAGGACGAGGAGGAGCGCAGCCTGCGGACGGCCCTCCAGGAGCTGCGGGTGGACGCGGCGCG GTGTGAGAGGACTGCAGGAGGACCGGCCGGTCTCTCACGGCACGGACGTTCCAGGTCTCCTGTCCTGTATCCTCCCACGTTTACGCACTGCggcacaaaacacaaaacccgGTCACACACACCAAAGACTCACGTCCGTTCCAGTGTTTGTGCTACAGCAGAACACGGCACAGAGGACAGACACAGTCCTCGCTTTGAGGCCAGCCATGGCAGAAGAGCCACAGCTGAACCTCTGCTGA
- the LOC107057271 gene encoding coiled-coil domain-containing protein 81-like isoform X2 — protein sequence MSSGMAGANKEQPAGTRRNRMSFCEDGPAVRRASIPTCTDTEGTRLHSHHRSAAAANLGTQTTLSICHLTPAWQREGCREAAGAECDPLFLCPPERVAVWDAVAAYVQEHLLVQKGVWIPTFGSFDTISRDIRTEDGTVTLRWPVFHLSGNLIAVHHLKPRRESLPAHRKLEPLKSSEVAAAASVTWQTAQACIQSTVSLLSGCLKNGENVAVVFKDIGVLHIDGLTFHMKFYYDFLEKLSGKEKFRKALLKAPWLLDMVVSRAAPVASLALSGCLVVFPKFQMEFVPKPPPGICRRSSGGIPAEGKPKEEEALPPLAQGKKVRFAGKPTFIKRLSSDSLDGGKLRRIRSLLRKESSTSSLLPAIPGVPEDQKQPLTCQLQGQAETNSQEDLGRAPGTKHVSFREEEQEAEKAHRVAAELKLPKANESFSKDSRPSSRAQSSPSQASQGTPSRLPLLACDSVRLLRRRAKKSRQKEPEEMEASTSQAEASQPQESSADRAGLLPPINEETQSPQRQPPNTKAPPRRKGAPYPR from the exons atgagctccggcATGGCTGGCGCCAACAAGGAGCAACCCGCTGGCACGAGGCGGAACAGGATGAGCTTCTGCGAGGATGGCCCCGCAGTGAGGCGTGCCTCCATACCCACCTGCACCGACACCGAAGGTACACggctccacagccaccacaggagcgctgctgcagccaatCTTGGCACGCAGACGACACTTTCCATCTGCCACCTCACTCCCGCCTGGCAGCGGGAGGGCTGCCGGGAAGCGGCAGGTGCAGAGTGTGACCCgcttttcctttgccctccagagcgagttgccgtctgggatgcggtggccgcCTACGTACAagagcacctcctggtgcagaag GGGGTCTGGATTCCCACCTTCGGAtcctttgacaccatctccaGAGACATCAGGACTGAGGACGGGACCGTGACTCTGCGGTGGCCCGTCTTTCACTTGTCTGGAAACCTCATAGCCGTGCACCACCTCAAGCCCCGCAGGGAGTCCCTGCCAG cccataggAAGCTGGAGCCGCTCAAGAGCAGCGAGGTGGCCgcagctgcctctgtgacctggcagacAGCGCAGGCTtgcatccaaagcaccgtgtccctgctctctggctgcctgAAGAATGGGGAGAACGTTGCCGTTGTCTTCAAGGACATTGGAGTGCTCCACATCGATGGACTGACCTTCCACATGAAATTCTATTACGACTTCCTTGAGAAGCTGTCAGGGAAAGAGAAGTTCAGGAAAGCTCTTCTCAAG gccccctggctgctggacatgGTGGTGTCCCGAGCGGCACCGGTGGCCTCCCTGGCACTCTCTGGCTGCCTCGTCGTCTTTCCCAA GTTTCAAATGGAGTTTGTCCCCAAACCACCACCTGGGATATGCCGCAGGTCCTCAGGAGGCATCCCTGCGGAGGGGAAAccaaaggaagaggaggctttgccacctctcgcccagggcaagaaag TGAGATTTGCTGGCAAGCCAACCTTCATCAAACGCTTGAGCTCGGACAGTCTAGATGGAGGAAAACTCCGAAGGATAAGGAGCTTACTGCGCAAGGAGAGCTCTAcgtccag TCTGCTGCCAGCCATCCCTGGAGTGCCTGAAGACCAAAAGCAGCCGctgacctgccagctgcagggccaggcagaaACCAACAGCCAAGAAGACCTGGGCCGAGCCCCGGGAACCAAACACGTGAGCTTCCGTGAGGAAGAACAGGAAGCGGAAAAAGCCCATCgtgtggctgcagagctgaagttGCCCAAAGCCAACGAATCTTTCAGCAAAGATTCCAGACCTTCCTCAAGGGCTCAGTCCAGCCCGTCACAGGCATCGCAAGGCACTCCATCCCGGCTTCCACTTCTGGCATGTGACTCAGTCAGACTTCTCAGGCGCAGGGCTaagaagagcaggcagaaagaacCTGAGGAGATGGAAGCATCAACATCTCAGGCTGAGGCCAGCCAGCCGCAGGAGTCCTCTGCCGACAGAGCTGGATTGCTGCCACCGATAAACGAAGAAACACAGTCTCCTCAGCGTCAGCCTCCAAACACCAAAGCCCCACCGCGCAGGAAGGGCGCACCCTACCCACGCTGA
- the LOC107057271 gene encoding uncharacterized protein LOC107057271 isoform X1 — protein sequence MSSGMAGANKEQPAGTRRNRMSFCEDGPAVRRASIPTCTDTEGTRLHSHHRSAAAANLGTQTTLSICHLTPAWQREGCREAAGAECDPLFLCPPERVAVWDAVAAYVQEHLLVQKGVWIPTFGSFDTISRDIRTEDGTVTLRWPVFHLSGNLIAVHHLKPRRESLPAHRKLEPLKSSEVAAAASVTWQTAQACIQSTVSLLSGCLKNGENVAVVFKDIGVLHIDGLTFHMKFYYDFLEKLSGKEKFRKALLKVSCSFLPPAPGQLLVPCKCCGAVSPPCLGLLVRPVPQPSQGRPTSSLFLPCRPPGCWTWWCPERHRWPPWHSLAASSSFPMRFAGKPTFIKRLSSDSLDGGKLRRIRSLLRKESSTSSLLPAIPGVPEDQKQPLTCQLQGQAETNSQEDLGRAPGTKHVSFREEEQEAEKAHRVAAELKLPKANESFSKDSRPSSRAQSSPSQASQGTPSRLPLLACDSVRLLRRRAKKSRQKEPEEMEASTSQAEASQPQESSADRAGLLPPINEETQSPQRQPPNTKAPPRRKGAPYPR from the exons atgagctccggcATGGCTGGCGCCAACAAGGAGCAACCCGCTGGCACGAGGCGGAACAGGATGAGCTTCTGCGAGGATGGCCCCGCAGTGAGGCGTGCCTCCATACCCACCTGCACCGACACCGAAGGTACACggctccacagccaccacaggagcgctgctgcagccaatCTTGGCACGCAGACGACACTTTCCATCTGCCACCTCACTCCCGCCTGGCAGCGGGAGGGCTGCCGGGAAGCGGCAGGTGCAGAGTGTGACCCgcttttcctttgccctccagagcgagttgccgtctgggatgcggtggccgcCTACGTACAagagcacctcctggtgcagaag GGGGTCTGGATTCCCACCTTCGGAtcctttgacaccatctccaGAGACATCAGGACTGAGGACGGGACCGTGACTCTGCGGTGGCCCGTCTTTCACTTGTCTGGAAACCTCATAGCCGTGCACCACCTCAAGCCCCGCAGGGAGTCCCTGCCAG cccataggAAGCTGGAGCCGCTCAAGAGCAGCGAGGTGGCCgcagctgcctctgtgacctggcagacAGCGCAGGCTtgcatccaaagcaccgtgtccctgctctctggctgcctgAAGAATGGGGAGAACGTTGCCGTTGTCTTCAAGGACATTGGAGTGCTCCACATCGATGGACTGACCTTCCACATGAAATTCTATTACGACTTCCTTGAGAAGCTGTCAGGGAAAGAGAAGTTCAGGAAAGCTCTTCTCAAGGTGAGCTGTAGCTTTCTACCACCagcacctggccagctgctcgTGCCGTGCAAGTGCTGCGGTGCCGTCAGccctccctgccttgggctccttGTGCGCCCAGTGCCTCAGCCGTCACAAGGACGTcccacatcctccctgttcctcccctgcaggccccctggctgctggacatgGTGGTGTCCCGAGCGGCACCGGTGGCCTCCCTGGCACTCTCTGGCTGCCTCGTCGTCTTTCCCAA TGAGATTTGCTGGCAAGCCAACCTTCATCAAACGCTTGAGCTCGGACAGTCTAGATGGAGGAAAACTCCGAAGGATAAGGAGCTTACTGCGCAAGGAGAGCTCTAcgtccag TCTGCTGCCAGCCATCCCTGGAGTGCCTGAAGACCAAAAGCAGCCGctgacctgccagctgcagggccaggcagaaACCAACAGCCAAGAAGACCTGGGCCGAGCCCCGGGAACCAAACACGTGAGCTTCCGTGAGGAAGAACAGGAAGCGGAAAAAGCCCATCgtgtggctgcagagctgaagttGCCCAAAGCCAACGAATCTTTCAGCAAAGATTCCAGACCTTCCTCAAGGGCTCAGTCCAGCCCGTCACAGGCATCGCAAGGCACTCCATCCCGGCTTCCACTTCTGGCATGTGACTCAGTCAGACTTCTCAGGCGCAGGGCTaagaagagcaggcagaaagaacCTGAGGAGATGGAAGCATCAACATCTCAGGCTGAGGCCAGCCAGCCGCAGGAGTCCTCTGCCGACAGAGCTGGATTGCTGCCACCGATAAACGAAGAAACACAGTCTCCTCAGCGTCAGCCTCCAAACACCAAAGCCCCACCGCGCAGGAAGGGCGCACCCTACCCACGCTGA
- the LOC107057271 gene encoding uncharacterized protein LOC107057271 isoform X3: MSSGMAGANKEQPAGTRRNRMSFCEDGPAVRRASIPTCTDTEERVAVWDAVAAYVQEHLLVQKGVWIPTFGSFDTISRDIRTEDGTVTLRWPVFHLSGNLIAVHHLKPRRESLPAHRKLEPLKSSEVAAAASVTWQTAQACIQSTVSLLSGCLKNGENVAVVFKDIGVLHIDGLTFHMKFYYDFLEKLSGKEKFRKALLKVSCSFLPPAPGQLLVPCKCCGAVSPPCLGLLVRPVPQPSQGRPTSSLFLPCRPPGCWTWWCPERHRWPPWHSLAASSSFPMRFAGKPTFIKRLSSDSLDGGKLRRIRSLLRKESSTSSLLPAIPGVPEDQKQPLTCQLQGQAETNSQEDLGRAPGTKHVSFREEEQEAEKAHRVAAELKLPKANESFSKDSRPSSRAQSSPSQASQGTPSRLPLLACDSVRLLRRRAKKSRQKEPEEMEASTSQAEASQPQESSADRAGLLPPINEETQSPQRQPPNTKAPPRRKGAPYPR; this comes from the exons atgagctccggcATGGCTGGCGCCAACAAGGAGCAACCCGCTGGCACGAGGCGGAACAGGATGAGCTTCTGCGAGGATGGCCCCGCAGTGAGGCGTGCCTCCATACCCACCTGCACCGACACCGAAG agcgagttgccgtctgggatgcggtggccgcCTACGTACAagagcacctcctggtgcagaag GGGGTCTGGATTCCCACCTTCGGAtcctttgacaccatctccaGAGACATCAGGACTGAGGACGGGACCGTGACTCTGCGGTGGCCCGTCTTTCACTTGTCTGGAAACCTCATAGCCGTGCACCACCTCAAGCCCCGCAGGGAGTCCCTGCCAG cccataggAAGCTGGAGCCGCTCAAGAGCAGCGAGGTGGCCgcagctgcctctgtgacctggcagacAGCGCAGGCTtgcatccaaagcaccgtgtccctgctctctggctgcctgAAGAATGGGGAGAACGTTGCCGTTGTCTTCAAGGACATTGGAGTGCTCCACATCGATGGACTGACCTTCCACATGAAATTCTATTACGACTTCCTTGAGAAGCTGTCAGGGAAAGAGAAGTTCAGGAAAGCTCTTCTCAAGGTGAGCTGTAGCTTTCTACCACCagcacctggccagctgctcgTGCCGTGCAAGTGCTGCGGTGCCGTCAGccctccctgccttgggctccttGTGCGCCCAGTGCCTCAGCCGTCACAAGGACGTcccacatcctccctgttcctcccctgcaggccccctggctgctggacatgGTGGTGTCCCGAGCGGCACCGGTGGCCTCCCTGGCACTCTCTGGCTGCCTCGTCGTCTTTCCCAA TGAGATTTGCTGGCAAGCCAACCTTCATCAAACGCTTGAGCTCGGACAGTCTAGATGGAGGAAAACTCCGAAGGATAAGGAGCTTACTGCGCAAGGAGAGCTCTAcgtccag TCTGCTGCCAGCCATCCCTGGAGTGCCTGAAGACCAAAAGCAGCCGctgacctgccagctgcagggccaggcagaaACCAACAGCCAAGAAGACCTGGGCCGAGCCCCGGGAACCAAACACGTGAGCTTCCGTGAGGAAGAACAGGAAGCGGAAAAAGCCCATCgtgtggctgcagagctgaagttGCCCAAAGCCAACGAATCTTTCAGCAAAGATTCCAGACCTTCCTCAAGGGCTCAGTCCAGCCCGTCACAGGCATCGCAAGGCACTCCATCCCGGCTTCCACTTCTGGCATGTGACTCAGTCAGACTTCTCAGGCGCAGGGCTaagaagagcaggcagaaagaacCTGAGGAGATGGAAGCATCAACATCTCAGGCTGAGGCCAGCCAGCCGCAGGAGTCCTCTGCCGACAGAGCTGGATTGCTGCCACCGATAAACGAAGAAACACAGTCTCCTCAGCGTCAGCCTCCAAACACCAAAGCCCCACCGCGCAGGAAGGGCGCACCCTACCCACGCTGA
- the LOC121108770 gene encoding serine/arginine repetitive matrix protein 3-like isoform X2, with protein MPQRSAMAGPQRQPRPHGPVRHSSAQQGTAKNRTEQNRTARPGRPAAAPAPGRASRHSAVPPDPSRTPRGPPRAPARTRSARSARQRQRQRRRRRRRGRSPTDAHGSPPHRAHRTPLSASPQPGAARMQALSRKRPRPGPTHARSSRAALAPLPAVLGAPRAGARLRGGHWLRAAPPRASGSSGSSGPCGDGRAGTASPGPRAARVRAVRSPLTAGPARCVAAGSAWHRADRPPVEPAAEDERRHDEDRHDDDDDDDEDEDERSLRTALKKLRLDAARRHEDEEEQQQQQQDDDEDEDDDDEDEEERSLRTALQELRVDAARCERTAGGPAGLSRHGRSRSPVLSICETALCSPPASRSVEAHAYVSDVTVEDLAGYLEHHLHIPKKMSAMAEMMYS; from the exons atGCCGCAGCGCAGCGCCATGGCGGGGCCACAACGGCAGCCGCGGCCTCACGGCCCCGTccggcacagctcagcacagcaaggaacagcaaagaacagaacagaacagaacagaacggcccggcccggccgccccgcaGCGGCCCCAGCACCAGGCCGCGCCTCGAGGCACAGCGCCGTCCCGCCCGACCCCTCGCGGACCCCTCGCGGACCCCCGCGCGCCCCGGCCCGAACCCGCAGCGCCCGCAGCGCCCGGCAACGCCAACGGCAACGCCGACGCCGACGCCGACGCGGACGGAGCCCAACGGACGCTCACGGCTCTCCGCCTCACCGCGCTCACCGCACGCCGCTCTCCGCCTCACCGCAGCCCGGCGCCGCCCGGATGCAGGCCCTCAGCCGGaagcggccccggcccggccccacgCATGCGCGCTCCTCCCGAGCGGCGCTCGCACCGCTTCCCGCTGTGCTCGGCGCCCCCCGGGCCGGAGCGAGGCTGCGCGGCGGCCATTGGCTGCGGGCGGCTCCTCCCCGCGCCTCGGGCAGCTCGGGCAGCTCGGGGCCGTGCGGGGACGGCCGTGCGGGGACGGCGAGCCccgggccccgcgccgcccgtgTGCGGGCCGTGCGATCGCCGCTAACGGCCGGCCCCGCTCGGTGCGTTGCAGCCGGGAGCGCCTGGCACCGCGCTGACCGTCCGCCCGTGGAGCCGGCAGCGGAGGACGAGCGGCGGCACGACGAGGACCGGcacgacgacgacgacgacgacgacgaggACGAGGACGAGCGGAGCCTGCGGACGGCCCTCAAGAAGCTGCGGCTGGACGCGGCGCG GCGGCACGAGGacgaggaggagcagcagcagcagcagcaggacgacGACGAGGACGAGGACGACGACGACGAGGACGAGGAGGAGCGCAGCCTGCGGACGGCCCTCCAGGAGCTGCGGGTGGACGCGGCGCG GTGTGAGAGGACTGCAGGAGGACCGGCCGGTCTCTCACGGCACGGACGTTCCAGGTCTCCTGTCCT ATCCATCTGTgaaacagccctgtgcagccctccCGCATCCCGTTCTGTGGAGGCTCACGCTTATGTCAGTGACGTGACTGTGGAAGACCTGGCAGGGTACCTGGAACACCATCTGCATATACCAAAGAAAATGTCTGCCATGGCAGAAATGATGTATTCATaa
- the LOC121108770 gene encoding serine/arginine repetitive matrix protein 3-like isoform X1 yields the protein MPQRSAMAGPQRQPRPHGPVRHSSAQQGTAKNRTEQNRTARPGRPAAAPAPGRASRHSAVPPDPSRTPRGPPRAPARTRSARSARQRQRQRRRRRRRGRSPTDAHGSPPHRAHRTPLSASPQPGAARMQALSRKRPRPGPTHARSSRAALAPLPAVLGAPRAGARLRGGHWLRAAPPRASGSSGSSGPCGDGRAGTASPGPRAARVRAVRSPLTAGPARCVAAGSAWHRADRPPVEPAAEDERRHDEDRHDDDDDDDEDEDERSLRTALKKLRLDAARRHEDEEEQQQQQQDDDEDEDDDDEDEEERSLRTALQELRVDAARCERTAGGPAGLSRHGRSRSPVLYPPTFTHCGTKHKTRSHTPKTHVRSSVCATAEHGTEDRHSPHFEASHGRRATAEPLLNHRCGACGEVTGELPRSALIVSL from the exons atGCCGCAGCGCAGCGCCATGGCGGGGCCACAACGGCAGCCGCGGCCTCACGGCCCCGTccggcacagctcagcacagcaaggaacagcaaagaacagaacagaacagaacagaacggcccggcccggccgccccgcaGCGGCCCCAGCACCAGGCCGCGCCTCGAGGCACAGCGCCGTCCCGCCCGACCCCTCGCGGACCCCTCGCGGACCCCCGCGCGCCCCGGCCCGAACCCGCAGCGCCCGCAGCGCCCGGCAACGCCAACGGCAACGCCGACGCCGACGCCGACGCGGACGGAGCCCAACGGACGCTCACGGCTCTCCGCCTCACCGCGCTCACCGCACGCCGCTCTCCGCCTCACCGCAGCCCGGCGCCGCCCGGATGCAGGCCCTCAGCCGGaagcggccccggcccggccccacgCATGCGCGCTCCTCCCGAGCGGCGCTCGCACCGCTTCCCGCTGTGCTCGGCGCCCCCCGGGCCGGAGCGAGGCTGCGCGGCGGCCATTGGCTGCGGGCGGCTCCTCCCCGCGCCTCGGGCAGCTCGGGCAGCTCGGGGCCGTGCGGGGACGGCCGTGCGGGGACGGCGAGCCccgggccccgcgccgcccgtgTGCGGGCCGTGCGATCGCCGCTAACGGCCGGCCCCGCTCGGTGCGTTGCAGCCGGGAGCGCCTGGCACCGCGCTGACCGTCCGCCCGTGGAGCCGGCAGCGGAGGACGAGCGGCGGCACGACGAGGACCGGcacgacgacgacgacgacgacgacgaggACGAGGACGAGCGGAGCCTGCGGACGGCCCTCAAGAAGCTGCGGCTGGACGCGGCGCG GCGGCACGAGGacgaggaggagcagcagcagcagcagcaggacgacGACGAGGACGAGGACGACGACGACGAGGACGAGGAGGAGCGCAGCCTGCGGACGGCCCTCCAGGAGCTGCGGGTGGACGCGGCGCG GTGTGAGAGGACTGCAGGAGGACCGGCCGGTCTCTCACGGCACGGACGTTCCAGGTCTCCTGTCCTGTATCCTCCCACGTTTACGCACTGCggcacaaaacacaaaacccgGTCACACACACCAAAGACTCACGTCCGTTCCAGTGTTTGTGCTACAGCAGAACACGGCACAGAGGACAGACACAGTCCTCACTTTGAGGCCAGCCATGGCAGAAGAGCCACAGCTGAACCTCTGCTGAACCACCGCTGCGGGGCCTGTGGGGAAGTCACGGGAGAACTGCCTCGCTCTGCCCTCATCGTCTCACTCTGA